One Williamsia phyllosphaerae DNA segment encodes these proteins:
- a CDS encoding potassium channel family protein yields MLDRTDFLAKWDKRLEWPLACVAGIFLAAYSVQVLAQPSGIARAVLSAVVAAAWLVFAVDYIVRLAVAPEKGRWFVRHLLDLAVVALPLLRPLRLLRLVILFGALQKAVGGAIRGRVVIYTAASAVLLIYVASLAILEAERSRGDAVITTFGDAVWWSITTVTTVGYGDYAPVTTTGRIIAALLMIGGISLIGIVTATLASWIVQRVAQEDAANQVATGQQIQQLHDELVELRIAINRSQMVRAEGFEPPTAGV; encoded by the coding sequence GTGCTCGACAGAACAGACTTTCTCGCGAAGTGGGACAAGCGGCTGGAATGGCCGCTGGCCTGCGTGGCCGGCATTTTTCTGGCCGCATACTCAGTCCAGGTCCTGGCCCAGCCCTCCGGGATCGCGAGAGCCGTCCTATCCGCGGTGGTGGCGGCTGCGTGGCTGGTGTTTGCCGTCGACTACATCGTCCGCCTCGCCGTTGCACCGGAGAAGGGAAGATGGTTCGTCCGGCACCTCCTTGATCTCGCCGTGGTCGCGTTGCCGCTGCTCCGGCCGCTGCGACTGCTGCGGCTCGTCATCTTGTTCGGCGCGTTACAGAAGGCAGTAGGCGGCGCGATCCGAGGAAGGGTGGTCATTTACACGGCCGCAAGCGCGGTCCTGTTGATCTATGTTGCGTCGTTGGCGATCTTGGAGGCCGAGCGCTCACGAGGCGACGCCGTCATCACGACGTTCGGTGACGCCGTGTGGTGGTCGATCACGACGGTCACCACCGTCGGGTACGGCGATTACGCACCCGTGACCACCACCGGTCGGATCATCGCGGCACTCCTGATGATCGGCGGCATCAGCCTGATCGGAATTGTGACCGCGACCCTGGCATCCTGGATCGTCCAACGTGTGGCACAGGAGGATGCGGCGAATCAGGTAGCGACAGGGCAGCAGATCCAGCAACTACACGATGAACTCGTCGAGTTGCGTATTGCGATCAACCGTTCACAGATGGTGCGCGCAGAGGGATTTGAACCCCCGAC
- a CDS encoding DUF5994 family protein gives MGEVDRRSAQPVRLALSEVAGRDVDGAWWPQTNRVAGELPHLMLALASRVGAVEGIGVNWTNTSAFPNFNAAEFPAHPGTPASIDLHLMVITGSIRTITLLLIPFRTSVRLATLVLREAVALPIPMDLLDTRAHLAARRIVQSAQTQAADGRAKTS, from the coding sequence GTGGGTGAGGTCGATCGGCGCAGCGCACAGCCGGTTCGACTTGCCCTGTCGGAGGTCGCGGGACGCGACGTCGACGGAGCGTGGTGGCCGCAGACCAATCGGGTCGCCGGCGAACTGCCCCACCTCATGCTCGCGCTCGCCTCGCGGGTGGGCGCCGTGGAGGGGATCGGCGTCAACTGGACGAACACGTCCGCTTTCCCGAACTTCAATGCTGCCGAGTTCCCCGCACATCCCGGCACCCCGGCATCGATTGATCTCCATCTGATGGTCATCACCGGGAGTATTCGAACGATCACGTTGCTGCTCATACCTTTTCGGACCTCAGTGCGCCTGGCGACCCTGGTGCTCCGTGAAGCGGTGGCGTTACCGATACCGATGGATCTCCTCGACACCCGGGCGCATCTGGCCGCGCGTCGGATCGTCCAGAGTGCCCAGACCCAGGCGGCAGACGGACGCGCGAAGACCAGCTGA
- a CDS encoding helix-turn-helix transcriptional regulator: MMETSARLLRLLSLLQMRRDWSGGDLAARLNVTTRTVRRDIDRLRELGYPVDATVGVGGGYQLGAGAEMPPLLLDDQEVLAVALGLQSAATGSVTGLDDAAIRALQKLRQVMPSRLRHRLDSLQVDTVTSPTSKSSVDAGTLSDIAACCHRTERLRFDYLDRSEQASRREVEPYRLVRSGSRWYLVAWDISRSDWRSFRVDRMTPKIPTGPRFTPRPLPEGGAAAHVAASIGALWRTSSARVRIHAPIEDVAPMVDGDWGVVETGDETSCEITLFGTSMTSIARWLHAFGTDFTVVDPPELADECVEVARYHERMSLRYRSAVS; the protein is encoded by the coding sequence GTGATGGAGACGTCCGCGCGGCTGCTGCGGCTGTTGTCACTTCTCCAGATGCGGCGCGACTGGTCCGGCGGCGATCTCGCCGCGCGGCTCAACGTGACGACGCGGACAGTGCGACGGGATATCGACCGGTTACGCGAACTCGGCTACCCCGTCGACGCGACTGTAGGCGTCGGCGGCGGATATCAACTCGGTGCGGGTGCGGAGATGCCACCGCTTCTCCTCGACGACCAGGAGGTGTTGGCGGTCGCTCTCGGATTGCAATCGGCGGCAACGGGTTCGGTGACCGGCCTCGACGACGCGGCCATCCGCGCACTGCAGAAACTACGGCAGGTGATGCCGTCGCGGCTGCGGCATCGACTCGACTCCCTGCAGGTGGACACCGTCACGTCGCCGACGTCGAAGTCGTCGGTCGACGCGGGCACTCTCTCCGACATCGCGGCGTGCTGCCATCGGACCGAGCGTCTGCGCTTCGACTACCTCGACCGTTCCGAGCAGGCCAGCCGACGTGAGGTCGAGCCGTATCGACTGGTGCGCAGCGGATCTCGGTGGTACTTGGTGGCATGGGACATCAGCCGATCCGACTGGCGATCATTCCGGGTCGATCGGATGACGCCCAAGATCCCCACCGGTCCCCGCTTCACGCCACGACCGCTCCCCGAGGGCGGAGCCGCGGCCCACGTGGCGGCCAGCATCGGCGCGCTGTGGCGGACGTCGAGCGCCCGCGTCCGGATCCACGCACCGATCGAGGACGTCGCACCGATGGTCGACGGCGATTGGGGCGTCGTCGAGACCGGCGACGAGACGAGTTGTGAAATAACGCTTTTCGGCACGTCGATGACCTCGATCGCCCGATGGCTACACGCGTTCGGTACGGACTTCACCGTGGTGGATCCGCCGGAACTCGCCGACGAATGCGTCGAGGTGGCGCGCTATCACGAGCGGATGAGCCTTCGGTACCGGTCCGCGGTGTCGTGA
- a CDS encoding YdcF family protein, which translates to MQSWSRVRRFGVMIGALAVITTGVGATQVLVAPAAASAKPAPSVTLYNSAQGKFSNGNVAGGLADLAALVRVAPNDRQALALQAIWADYAYDFPTKASALARLNAVSPATARGIGGVFGAIGAGIATIPNPLPGIIGPRTAIVALGYGLLPNGTMRPELVERLTKTWVQALIAPASPIIVTGGAPQNGVTEAAAMKGWLVGRGIPASRIVAETRAGSTVANALNSAAIMRSRGWGNAIIVSSPNHLRRAVADFIVAGVPVVGTTTQFNGWPSQILPPTRDAQRGIYLDVTRTFGLPAGR; encoded by the coding sequence ATGCAATCGTGGTCTCGTGTCCGCAGGTTCGGCGTGATGATCGGTGCCCTGGCGGTGATCACCACCGGCGTCGGCGCGACCCAGGTTCTCGTGGCACCCGCGGCCGCGTCGGCGAAGCCGGCCCCGTCGGTGACGCTCTACAACTCGGCTCAGGGCAAGTTCTCCAACGGGAACGTCGCCGGCGGACTCGCTGATCTGGCCGCACTGGTGCGTGTCGCCCCCAACGACCGCCAGGCGCTGGCGCTGCAGGCCATCTGGGCCGACTACGCCTACGACTTCCCGACCAAGGCGAGCGCGCTGGCGCGATTGAACGCGGTCTCGCCCGCAACGGCCCGCGGGATCGGCGGGGTGTTCGGTGCGATCGGTGCCGGCATCGCGACGATTCCCAACCCCTTGCCGGGGATCATCGGCCCGCGTACGGCCATCGTGGCGCTCGGGTACGGGTTGCTGCCCAACGGCACGATGCGACCGGAGCTCGTCGAGCGGCTGACCAAGACGTGGGTGCAGGCCCTGATCGCCCCGGCCTCCCCGATCATCGTCACCGGTGGCGCACCGCAGAACGGGGTCACCGAGGCCGCCGCCATGAAGGGCTGGCTGGTCGGACGCGGCATCCCCGCCTCCCGGATCGTCGCCGAGACCCGCGCCGGTTCCACCGTCGCGAACGCGCTGAACAGCGCTGCGATCATGAGGTCACGCGGCTGGGGCAACGCGATCATCGTGAGCAGTCCCAACCACCTGCGGCGAGCGGTCGCCGACTTCATCGTGGCCGGCGTACCGGTGGTGGGCACCACCACCCAGTTCAACGGGTGGCCCTCGCAGATCCTGCCGCCCACGCGTGACGCGCAACGCGGGATCTACCTCGACGTGACGCGAACCTTCGGGCTGCCCGCGGGTCGCTGA
- a CDS encoding DUF429 domain-containing protein produces the protein MRTVGVDLAAEPAKTAVATIDWHDGRATLVDVRLGATDADLVAASRGAVRVGIDSPFGWPDEFVTFISAHHRHAAPTHGPLNTRAARGPLVRRTTDDVVRERTGLIPLSVSADLIAHVALRCVGVLAALDVTDRVDGRAVEAYPAAALSTWGFTSRGYKGRANDAVRRTLVGQFVDATPWFNLGTHHDLCMRSDDAFDAVLAAFLARAAAIGRTHLPTAPQRTVARREGWIHLPDIALSDLASA, from the coding sequence ATGCGAACAGTGGGCGTCGATCTCGCCGCGGAGCCGGCGAAGACCGCCGTGGCGACCATCGATTGGCACGACGGTCGCGCCACGCTCGTCGATGTGCGGCTCGGCGCCACCGACGCCGACCTGGTTGCCGCGTCGCGAGGCGCGGTACGGGTGGGCATCGATTCGCCCTTCGGATGGCCGGACGAGTTCGTGACCTTCATCTCCGCCCACCACCGGCACGCCGCCCCCACACATGGGCCGCTGAACACTCGCGCGGCGCGCGGACCACTGGTGCGTCGCACGACCGACGACGTGGTCCGCGAGCGGACCGGCCTCATCCCCCTGAGTGTCTCCGCCGACCTGATCGCCCACGTCGCGTTGCGATGCGTGGGCGTGTTGGCCGCGCTGGACGTCACCGACCGGGTCGACGGACGCGCGGTGGAGGCCTATCCGGCGGCGGCCCTGTCCACGTGGGGTTTCACCTCGCGGGGATACAAGGGCCGCGCGAACGACGCCGTTCGACGCACGCTCGTCGGCCAGTTCGTCGACGCCACTCCGTGGTTCAACCTCGGCACGCACCACGACCTGTGCATGCGTAGCGACGATGCGTTCGACGCGGTGTTGGCCGCGTTCCTGGCCCGTGCTGCGGCGATCGGGCGAACTCACCTCCCGACCGCCCCCCAACGAACGGTGGCGAGGCGCGAGGGCTGGATTCATCTGCCCGACATCGCGCTGTCCGACCTGGCGTCGGCCTGA
- a CDS encoding ArsR/SmtB family transcription factor, with protein sequence MDVATNVSVLARFGHALSDETRTRILLGLADGSRYPADLADDLEVSRQKLSNHLACLRGCGLVVAVPEGRRTRYELADPTIGRAIADLLTVVLAVDPACCADSASGCC encoded by the coding sequence ATGGATGTTGCGACGAACGTGTCCGTGCTGGCGAGATTCGGGCACGCACTGTCCGACGAGACCCGAACCCGGATCCTGCTCGGCCTCGCCGACGGCTCGCGATACCCCGCCGATCTCGCCGACGACCTGGAGGTCAGTCGGCAGAAGTTGTCGAATCATCTGGCGTGCCTACGCGGGTGCGGCCTCGTCGTCGCTGTCCCCGAGGGCCGACGCACCCGCTACGAACTCGCAGACCCGACCATCGGACGGGCCATCGCCGATCTGTTGACCGTCGTGCTCGCCGTGGATCCGGCGTGCTGTGCCGATTCCGCGAGCGGGTGCTGCTGA
- a CDS encoding cation transporter: MPSDAATSSVPAAPTDTRRRLLSRRIRILVAVTITYNVIEAAVALTEGARVSSTALVGFGLDSVIEVSSAAAVAWQFSASDPGRRERTALRIIAISFFALAAYVSVDSVGSLLRGSVAEHSSIGIGLAAVSLAVMPGLSWLQRRAGREIGSRSAVADSKQTMLCTCLSAVLLVGLVLNSALGWFWADPIAAVVIAAVAMREGRAAWRGDACCALPAPRSARAPADASCACCD, encoded by the coding sequence ATGCCCTCGGACGCCGCGACGTCGTCTGTGCCCGCGGCGCCGACGGACACGCGACGGCGCCTGCTGTCCCGGCGGATCCGGATCCTGGTCGCGGTGACCATCACCTACAACGTGATCGAGGCGGCCGTGGCCCTGACCGAGGGCGCGCGGGTGTCGTCGACGGCGCTCGTCGGCTTCGGGCTCGACTCGGTGATCGAGGTGTCCTCGGCCGCGGCGGTCGCCTGGCAGTTCTCCGCGTCGGACCCTGGGCGCCGTGAGCGCACCGCGCTGAGGATCATCGCGATCTCCTTCTTCGCACTGGCCGCCTACGTCTCGGTGGACTCGGTGGGTTCCCTCCTCCGTGGCTCGGTTGCCGAGCACTCGTCGATCGGGATCGGGCTCGCCGCGGTCAGCCTGGCCGTCATGCCGGGCCTGTCCTGGCTGCAGCGCAGGGCGGGCCGGGAGATCGGATCACGCTCGGCGGTGGCCGACTCCAAGCAGACCATGCTGTGCACCTGTCTGTCCGCGGTCCTGCTGGTGGGTCTGGTGCTCAACAGTGCGCTCGGGTGGTTCTGGGCCGACCCGATCGCCGCTGTGGTCATCGCTGCGGTCGCCATGCGTGAGGGTCGGGCCGCCTGGCGGGGCGACGCCTGCTGTGCGCTGCCGGCGCCGCGATCGGCCCGTGCGCCTGCGGACGCGAGTTGCGCCTGCTGCGACTGA
- a CDS encoding acyl-CoA synthetase — MLLPLLTPDVVAGRSEVSDAVTVGDEVFSRSDLVGAATSTAERLGAVSRVAIEAVPSMQTVIAVVGALMAGVVVVPVAPDSGTAELRHILDDSGAQAWLGATPTDACGRPHIPVRLYARSWHRHPQPRAGAPAMVMYTSGTTGPPKGVVMTHGAIAAGIDALAQAWQWTPQDTLVHGLPLFHVHGLILGLLGPLRIGGRLVHTVKPTPENYAAHPGSIYFGVPTVWSRMAAAPEHARALRSARLLVSGSAPLPPTVFEALRELTGHEPVERYGMTETLITISTRADGERRPGWVGLPVEGVQTRLRDDAGEDLPHDGEAVGELLVRGPMVASGYLDRPEATAESWLPDGWFATGDAALIDADGMHRIVGRMSTDLIKSGGNRIGAGEIEGSLLGHGSVAEVAVVGVADDDLGQRIVAFVVRAADDPTDPDTLARTLIDHVARSLSAHKRPREIRFVDDLPRNAMGKVVKKKLLTDG; from the coding sequence GTGCTCCTCCCACTCCTGACCCCCGACGTCGTCGCAGGCCGTTCCGAAGTGTCCGATGCGGTCACCGTCGGCGACGAGGTGTTCTCCCGCAGTGACCTCGTCGGCGCCGCGACATCGACCGCCGAACGGTTGGGGGCGGTGAGCCGCGTCGCGATCGAGGCGGTCCCGTCCATGCAGACGGTCATCGCGGTCGTCGGCGCACTCATGGCCGGTGTGGTGGTGGTGCCGGTGGCGCCCGACAGCGGCACGGCCGAACTCCGCCACATCCTCGACGACTCCGGCGCGCAGGCATGGCTCGGCGCGACACCGACCGACGCATGCGGTCGGCCGCACATCCCGGTCCGCCTCTACGCCCGGTCCTGGCACCGGCATCCGCAGCCGCGGGCGGGCGCCCCGGCGATGGTGATGTACACCTCGGGGACCACAGGACCGCCCAAGGGCGTGGTGATGACGCACGGGGCCATCGCCGCGGGGATCGACGCGCTGGCGCAGGCGTGGCAGTGGACGCCGCAGGACACCCTCGTGCACGGGCTGCCGCTGTTCCACGTGCACGGGCTGATCCTCGGACTTCTCGGACCCCTGCGGATCGGTGGACGTCTGGTGCACACCGTGAAACCGACCCCGGAGAACTACGCGGCCCATCCCGGCAGCATCTACTTCGGGGTGCCGACGGTGTGGTCGCGCATGGCCGCCGCGCCCGAGCACGCGCGTGCGTTGCGATCGGCCCGCCTCCTCGTCTCGGGGAGTGCGCCGTTGCCGCCCACCGTGTTCGAGGCCCTGCGCGAACTGACCGGCCACGAGCCGGTGGAGCGGTACGGGATGACCGAGACCCTCATCACGATCAGCACACGCGCCGACGGTGAGCGTCGGCCCGGCTGGGTGGGCCTGCCCGTCGAGGGTGTGCAGACGCGTCTGCGCGACGACGCAGGGGAGGATCTGCCGCACGACGGGGAGGCCGTCGGCGAGCTGCTCGTCCGCGGACCGATGGTGGCGTCGGGTTATCTCGACCGCCCCGAGGCGACGGCCGAGTCATGGCTGCCCGACGGGTGGTTCGCCACCGGTGACGCCGCCCTCATCGACGCCGACGGGATGCACCGGATCGTGGGTCGGATGTCGACCGACCTCATCAAGTCCGGCGGCAACCGCATCGGTGCAGGTGAGATCGAGGGGTCGTTGCTCGGTCACGGATCTGTCGCCGAGGTCGCCGTGGTCGGTGTCGCCGACGACGACCTCGGTCAGCGGATCGTGGCGTTCGTCGTCCGCGCGGCCGACGATCCGACCGATCCCGACACGTTGGCCCGCACGCTCATCGACCATGTGGCCCGGTCCCTCTCGGCACACAAACGTCCCCGGGAGATCCGGTTCGTCGACGACCTGCCCCGCAATGCCATGGGCAAGGTGGTCAAGAAGAAGTTGCTGACCGACGGCTGA
- a CDS encoding 2-phosphosulfolactate phosphatase, which produces MSGRTLLDWGAAGARHLPREVGVAVVVDVLSFTTTVGVACERGMTVLPYQYAYDSAQDFADDHDAVLATRRDRRDRHDRTSISLSPESIRRCVDPPRRLVLPSPNGSTISRLLRADGHAVIAASLRNADAVAAHVQRDHPDTVVAVIAAGEQWEDGSLRPAVEDLWGAGAVLDALAQRGRTDLSPEAWATVHAWRGVAVGASEALHDTVSGRELEALGFVDDVRVAGEIGASEVVPVMDGENYLAAR; this is translated from the coding sequence ATGAGCGGCCGCACGCTGCTCGACTGGGGTGCCGCCGGTGCCCGTCACCTCCCACGCGAGGTCGGTGTCGCGGTGGTGGTGGACGTCCTGTCGTTCACGACCACGGTCGGCGTCGCGTGCGAACGGGGCATGACGGTGCTGCCGTACCAGTACGCCTACGATTCCGCGCAGGACTTCGCCGACGACCACGACGCGGTGCTCGCCACGCGGCGCGACCGGCGCGACCGGCACGATCGCACGTCGATCTCGTTGTCGCCGGAGAGTATTCGACGATGCGTCGACCCGCCGAGGCGACTCGTACTGCCCTCGCCCAACGGCTCGACGATCTCCCGTCTGCTCCGCGCCGACGGCCACGCGGTGATCGCGGCATCCCTGCGCAACGCCGACGCCGTGGCGGCGCACGTGCAGCGGGATCACCCCGACACCGTCGTGGCGGTCATCGCCGCCGGCGAGCAGTGGGAGGACGGCTCGCTGCGTCCCGCGGTGGAGGACCTGTGGGGCGCGGGGGCGGTTCTCGACGCCCTTGCGCAGCGCGGTCGAACAGATCTGTCGCCGGAGGCGTGGGCGACCGTGCACGCGTGGCGAGGGGTCGCCGTCGGCGCGTCGGAAGCGCTGCACGACACGGTCAGTGGCCGCGAGCTCGAGGCGCTCGGCTTCGTCGACGACGTCCGGGTCGCCGGCGAGATCGGGGCATCCGAGGTGGTGCCGGTGATGGATGGCGAGAACTACCTCGCCGCGCGGTGA
- a CDS encoding spermidine synthase: protein MASRRSTETSAGVYPIDTGTCAITRDDYGAGWLVEINGVQSSHIDPDDPSRLDFEYMRWMVAVIEARHHRDEALRVLHLGAGACSLPRYLIDRYPRSRHVAVDVDAALADLIREQFDLPRAPVLRVRVGDARTVTASLTDDSRDVVIRDVFAGAVTPPRLTTVEFTAEVHRVLRPNGLYLVNCADTRDLAHARAETATVADRFANVAIIADPAMLKGRRYGNVIIAGSDGPIDRTPALVKQLLAGAVPAGIRAAGQAAGFARAATPLTDEMVGVGER, encoded by the coding sequence ATGGCGAGCCGTCGGAGCACCGAGACGAGTGCAGGCGTCTACCCCATCGACACCGGGACATGCGCCATCACCCGCGACGACTACGGCGCCGGGTGGCTCGTGGAGATCAACGGTGTGCAGAGTTCGCACATCGATCCCGACGATCCGAGTCGTCTCGACTTCGAGTACATGCGATGGATGGTGGCGGTCATCGAGGCGCGACACCATCGCGACGAGGCGCTGCGCGTATTGCATCTCGGCGCGGGCGCGTGCTCGCTCCCCCGCTACCTCATCGACCGCTACCCGCGTTCGCGTCACGTCGCGGTGGACGTCGACGCCGCACTGGCGGATCTGATCCGTGAACAGTTCGACCTCCCGCGTGCACCCGTCCTGCGCGTGCGGGTGGGAGACGCACGGACGGTGACGGCGTCGCTGACCGACGACAGTCGCGACGTGGTGATCCGGGACGTCTTCGCCGGGGCCGTGACGCCACCGCGTCTGACCACCGTGGAGTTCACCGCCGAGGTCCACCGGGTGCTGCGACCCAACGGCCTCTACCTCGTCAACTGCGCCGACACCCGCGATCTCGCGCACGCCCGCGCCGAGACCGCCACCGTCGCCGACCGTTTCGCCAACGTCGCGATCATCGCCGACCCCGCGATGCTCAAGGGGCGGCGCTACGGAAACGTCATCATCGCGGGCAGCGACGGTCCGATCGACCGGACACCCGCACTGGTCAAGCAACTGCTCGCCGGTGCGGTGCCGGCCGGGATCCGAGCCGCCGGACAGGCGGCCGGGTTCGCCCGGGCCGCAACACCACTGACCGACGAGATGGTCGGGGTCGGCGAACGATGA
- a CDS encoding cobalamin biosynthesis protein: MRTDPTTLTPATARALGLVIGVVADRVLGDPARFHPVAGMGTVAGRAERALYADTRSAGVVFTAICVGSAVALGVPGDRRGGIVRCVTTAASTWAVLGGTSLARVGGEVADALERDDIDAARALIPSLCGRDPMSLDGPGMVRAALESVAENTSDATVAPLVWGAIAGAPGLLGYRMINTLDAMVGYRSPRYLRFGWASARLDDVANHLPARLTGAVIVGIGPRRGDALRAWRRDAHRHPSPNAGVVESTFAGALGVGLGGTTVYRHRTEERPRLGDGPAPTLTDLHRAVALSRRVQVASAVLAAVSTLVVRRRQSP, encoded by the coding sequence ATGCGTACCGACCCCACCACCCTCACACCGGCGACCGCGCGTGCCCTCGGACTGGTGATCGGAGTCGTGGCCGACCGCGTTCTCGGTGACCCGGCCCGTTTTCACCCGGTCGCGGGCATGGGCACCGTCGCCGGTCGGGCAGAACGCGCCCTCTACGCCGACACCCGTTCCGCCGGCGTGGTGTTCACCGCGATCTGCGTCGGATCCGCCGTCGCGCTGGGGGTACCCGGCGATCGTCGAGGGGGCATCGTGCGGTGTGTGACGACCGCGGCGTCGACATGGGCGGTGCTCGGGGGCACGAGCCTGGCCCGGGTGGGCGGCGAGGTCGCCGACGCACTCGAGCGCGACGACATCGACGCCGCGCGGGCGCTGATCCCGAGTCTGTGCGGCCGCGACCCGATGAGCCTCGACGGGCCAGGCATGGTCCGTGCCGCCCTGGAGTCGGTGGCCGAGAACACCTCCGACGCCACCGTCGCGCCGCTGGTCTGGGGTGCGATCGCCGGGGCGCCGGGTTTGCTCGGATACCGGATGATCAACACCCTCGACGCGATGGTCGGATACCGGTCACCGCGGTACCTGCGGTTCGGGTGGGCGTCGGCACGCCTCGACGATGTCGCCAATCACCTGCCCGCCCGCCTCACCGGGGCGGTGATCGTCGGCATCGGCCCCCGCCGCGGTGACGCACTGCGAGCGTGGCGCCGCGACGCGCACCGCCACCCGAGCCCCAATGCCGGAGTGGTCGAGTCGACGTTCGCGGGTGCGCTGGGAGTCGGTCTGGGAGGCACCACCGTGTATCGACACCGCACCGAGGAACGTCCCCGTCTGGGTGACGGGCCGGCACCGACACTGACCGATCTGCACCGGGCGGTCGCGTTGTCGCGGCGGGTGCAGGTGGCGTCCGCGGTGCTCGCGGCGGTCAGCACTCTGGTGGTGCGCCGGCGTCAGTCGCCGTAG
- a CDS encoding SURF1 family cytochrome oxidase biogenesis protein — MRILRAFVRPGWVALAIVVVGFALACFWVLAPWQLGKNTRTEHQNDLIKSAVTKSAVDIGTVYPGTGQIPTDTEWREVTVSGQYLPDKQAVVRLRSVDDSPAFEVLTPFRADDGRVFVVNRGYVRPQQGTALPPVSAAPSTPTSIEARIRAPEGTSPGRGPRIEAGVLQVYTIDPAVLGRQVGLPTMPAYLQLSSGQPGSLAEIPIPQLDAGPYLSYGLQWLAFGVMAPLGLFYFVWSEIKHRRTAAAQRAEVEARLGADAADAMPEASDAPVKRSRERRQTLTKASSVGMGQTRVKGTIGAGPDQQEAPDRIREKLASRYGD; from the coding sequence ATGCGAATCCTGCGTGCGTTCGTCCGCCCCGGATGGGTGGCGCTCGCGATCGTGGTGGTCGGGTTCGCCCTCGCGTGCTTCTGGGTCCTCGCGCCCTGGCAGCTGGGCAAGAACACCCGCACCGAGCACCAGAACGACCTGATCAAGAGCGCGGTGACGAAAAGCGCCGTCGACATCGGGACCGTCTACCCGGGGACCGGACAGATCCCGACCGACACCGAGTGGCGTGAGGTCACGGTGTCCGGGCAGTACCTGCCCGACAAGCAGGCCGTCGTGCGTCTGCGCTCGGTCGACGACAGCCCCGCGTTCGAGGTCCTCACCCCGTTCCGGGCCGACGACGGCCGGGTCTTCGTCGTCAACCGCGGATACGTCCGACCACAGCAGGGCACCGCACTGCCGCCGGTGAGTGCGGCCCCGTCCACCCCGACCTCGATCGAGGCCCGGATCCGGGCCCCCGAGGGCACCAGTCCGGGGCGCGGTCCGCGCATCGAGGCGGGCGTGTTGCAGGTGTACACGATCGATCCGGCCGTGTTGGGGAGACAGGTTGGTCTGCCCACCATGCCCGCCTACCTGCAGCTGTCCTCCGGTCAACCGGGGTCGCTCGCCGAGATCCCCATCCCCCAGCTCGACGCCGGGCCGTACCTGTCCTACGGACTGCAGTGGCTCGCGTTCGGCGTCATGGCGCCCCTGGGACTGTTCTACTTCGTGTGGTCGGAGATCAAACACCGTCGCACCGCCGCCGCTCAGCGCGCCGAGGTCGAGGCCCGACTCGGCGCCGATGCCGCCGACGCGATGCCCGAGGCGTCCGATGCACCGGTCAAGCGTTCGCGGGAGCGCCGACAGACCCTGACGAAGGCCTCGTCGGTCGGCATGGGCCAGACCCGGGTCAAGGGCACGATCGGCGCCGGACCGGACCAGCAGGAGGCCCCGGACCGGATCCGGGAGAAGTTGGCCAGCCGCTACGGCGACTGA
- a CDS encoding low molecular weight protein-tyrosine-phosphatase yields MSERCHVTFVCSGNICRSPMAQNIFRDAVRDAGLADLVSVDSCGTGAWHVGEPADDRARTELRRSGHDDEHVAAVIGPEHTSADLLVAMDSGHLRALTKKKLADRSRLLRSFDPDAGDDLDVADPYYGGPEDFATVRAQVEAATPGLLAWVREQLTQR; encoded by the coding sequence GTGTCTGAGCGTTGTCACGTCACATTCGTGTGCTCGGGGAACATCTGCAGGTCACCCATGGCACAGAACATCTTTCGTGACGCGGTCCGCGACGCCGGTCTCGCCGACCTGGTGTCGGTAGACAGCTGCGGCACCGGTGCCTGGCATGTCGGCGAACCCGCCGACGACCGGGCCCGTACCGAACTGCGTCGCAGTGGTCACGACGACGAGCACGTCGCGGCGGTGATCGGACCCGAACACACCTCCGCCGACCTGCTGGTGGCGATGGATTCTGGACATCTGCGGGCGCTGACGAAGAAGAAGCTCGCCGACCGCAGTCGCCTGCTGCGCAGTTTCGACCCCGACGCCGGCGACGACCTCGACGTCGCCGACCCCTACTACGGCGGCCCCGAGGATTTCGCGACCGTCCGAGCCCAGGTGGAGGCGGCCACACCGGGCCTGCTCGCGTGGGTGCGGGAGCAGCTCACGCAGCGGTGA